TGaccatcaataatttataatcatggATTCGCGTATGGAAGTTGATACTGGAGTGTACACAGAACTACTgttttaatcataaattaaactCTGAGCATCAAAATGTCTTCTTGAATATTTTAGCTACTCACTAAATAGTCTATCCATTCAACACAACGTATTGTTATGCCATACTAAAACATTACTTGAGAAACTCTATGTAAAGTATTTGTTAGATACAAGGTTCTGAGGGGAAATATTTGAATCACTTGAAAATAGGATGGGTCGGTATTATTCCTGGATATCATAGGCGGGTGCTAGGGGGGGTCCTAATTTGATATGCATTGAGGAAAGTGAAGCTGTACAAACTGGTAGTTACACttacatagttatatatttattgaacggatatacaatattataccttttaataaattgcatttttattagcCTATTCATGTCATTTTTTGCATagtttacttaatttatatttttgggtAAATACTTCCTCGTAATTAAACCATTACATAACATGACTATAACAATGACATACTAATTTAAACaagaaaaatgaaacaaaataaacacaaaagAAACCTAAAActcgtataatttaaattttgatttttgaagttAATATGGAGGATTAAATgaagaattaaatttatattaatttaatactacttattttttttatttttttcattttttttactggccataatatgtagttaaatttaatacaggTATAACAAAAATATCGAGTATAATGACCCAACTCACCACTGAGGAAAACCTCTTATTGGTGAAATTGGAGTACTAATAAAAATcctaagtaattaaaataatattaacatttaaagataaagtattaaaaattataaattaatatcaaaaaataaataaataataagtaaatatggtgacggagtggccgagcggactaaggcgtcggctgtgacgcagccgacccgagttcgatgaCTTGGctgcgggcggcatttttcttcgggcaagtcacggtgtccggagaacaagtgccgccatcccccacacgggcatggcagatacctacgggtgcccaaattaaaaattctgccaaaacaaaatCACGtgtaaatgaataatttttgtaCTGAGACAACATTAAATGCTTTGTCTAATTGTGTAAAAGGATATGTTTTAGGTctgtttagtattatttttattatgcttTTTTGGGTACTAAGTATTTTATTGCTTGCAACAATACATAATCTACCCCATGCAGATATacgtaaaaaagtttttattgaaacatttcttaaagctcaaaaagagtcaaaatatatcGAAAATGCTTATACacttagtttttgaattacaccaaaaatataaaattggttttgcataaaaatgttagttaaaatacgtcttgtatttataataataaaagtattttgcaCCTACTGAGCTAATCATCTTAGCGtccctaattataaatatgacattattatataatttacattactgGTTTCATAATTTGTCAACTGTCGTTATGTTAATGTTTAagaattatacattaataatatatgtttttatatctatttaaatactaaatatttataagaattataagAGTTATTCTtcatattgtatgtatttttataactagAGAAGAAATAGGAATTTCgtaaaactgtaaaattatACTCATtgccaataattaattttatttatcatagctAGCTTATTGaatcagaatattttaaaacttataatgataccctattaaaagtatttatttattcttgtaGACTCCAGGTAAGGTGTCCAAAGTTGAACATCATAGGTTGTTGAAGAACGTAGACGTTGATGGTGTTTTGTCTGTTCTACACGGTCAAAAATAAACATGTTTTAACTGATACCAtcattattgtgtattaattaaattgtgtacatattaaattaatgttatatttttataactgcactgtaaagcaaaaaaatattttattgtttatgtataaggatctttataaattgttttatgaaatgGGTAGTAGTAACTGTATGTGTATTGGTTATTCTTATTTGGTTAAATACAGAGATATTCAGGATTTTAAActttattctaatattaatttgtattcataaaatcattttatttattattaaaatctttttcttcttcttcttcatcttGTCAGTCCATTTCTACCacctctctctttctctctgtCAATGCCACTTCAAAAGTTGTGTTTTCATTTACATCTTCTATATCTTGGGAAACAATgcccattattaataataatattacaatttatatataaactcaGCCCCGAAGGGAATAAATCTTTAGCAAGTGAAGCTATCAGGAGGCctttagttaattataattgtatttgtctaaaatgtaaaatctcAGATTTCTTTGGTAAACCATGTTAACCATGTTATTTGTCATGTGTTGCCATATACGATTCAAATGACACCACTGAATTGTGTAACCTAGCATATATACGGatcaaattcttatttttattggtatcaattatatttaatacttaatattaaagcGAATTTACTCATTATCAAATTTGTCAAGGAGAATAAAAACTTTCCTCGattgagaatattttttatatttttattttaaaattaattacaaataatttaaaatttcattttttcaaattaaaatatggacCAAAAACTGCTCTCTCGAGCAAAGTTTATATTCTCCTCTATAAATTCGATATTAAGTGAATTTGATTTAATAGCAGTAATAAACAAACTGTAGTAAGCCTCCGATACGTAGATTAGCTATGGTACgggtttgtaagacagagacttTACATGGAGAAATTATatcatcttaaaaataatttacaacccAGAATTGGTCTAACATCTATGAAAAATACATGTACTGCAAATTGCGATCCCAATAATTGGTTTGATTATTGGtaggtaaattttatttttctttttgtgaaaaaataacatttattaaggAAAACAAAATTTCTGAATACGTTTCTGGCAACAAGATCTAAAAAGAATCCATTTCGGTGATTCCCAACCTTTTTTTACTCAAAGCCCCTTTTAGATTCTCCAATCTTATTTAGAATtctgcccccctccccccctgacaaattaaagaaaattatatatatatagtttcatttttatatactacatttttaaatttactaaaaatttcaattagataATTAGTGATTACCTTGGGGATGATGATTTCCTgctaataaattgatatttggCTCAATGGATGTCATCATCAGTCTTAAATTACCTTTTGCAGATATGTCTAATCGATTTCTTGATTTTGTCAGAAGTTGTTAAGCCACACCAAAGCCTTTATCGACTAGGTCAAAGGAAAAGGCATAATTAATAACTCCACTTCTTTCTAAAGTTGAAGGTATATAGTTTTATGTTTGAGCCAAAATAActctattcattatttatttttaaaatcaatgcaCTAATAATGGACTTAAATTTGATAATCTAGTGTAgtgcatatacatattatgcacacCTACATAATTCTGTATTTCTTTtggtacataattatttttgattgtacacagttacctatacattttattgtaataagttatgaataataaaaatgaaagtaaaagtaaaagtaaacaGTAGAATAACCACCCCTCTAAATTAAAAAGCCCACAAGGGGTGGTATAGCCCATGTTGAGAATTACTGATCTATCTTTATAGATCTTGACACGAAGAGGTGACCCCACTTAATACCCGCCCAACATGTATAAACATCAGCACCTCCAGCAAAAGCCTGCTGAAACGAAAACCATGTCACGTATTGAAATAAAGCCAGGAAGGGGAAAATGGGGATTCGCAATGTGTTGACCATAATTTAACGTACACAGaaactgtaattttattttaagaaagatattatttattaactataaataggAACATaggatataatagtaatatagtatattttattcaaatattatttgtgtattgtaCTATATACTTAAGTGCtctttctaatatttattaaatttacaatttatttttgctacatattttaaataagtaaaacaataatataattttatatcatacttgaatttaataatacaaatgtaatattttaataaaattaaaacacaagcATGAACAATTTACCAGTTGGAAATCtattaatacatataagtaataaataaatattcatattctGAGTctcttcaatgttttttttctttttaatagaAGTAAAAaccagtttaaatattttacaatctaAAACAGTTTTTGACCTGGTTAATAACGAAAAAATTCAGTTtctttaaagtatataaatttcatgaaaaaaattatattgtaaatatattgttcATACAGGAGGTGCAGTTTCAAgtctagttaattattttataatataggaagtataaatatagaattgatttaatgttgtattaaaaataaatcaccaTAACATTGTGATTTATTAAtcagtattttagtttgaaaaaagattaaatacataaaatggatacaaattttacttaaaaagcaaaaaaataatatgataaaattgcataacattaatactttatatggtaaattaaagacaataatatattcatataactaattaaatatgtactattaaaattttacaagaTTAACGAATTGACAAattcgtattaaaatatttgttacttAACATATTGAAATACTTCATGTATATGAAACACGTAATTTTCATACTAATTTAGTAGAAATCAagcatttattgatttaaattgacATGTTTAGCACTTCACAAAGTCTTAGTTCAAATGTAAACTAATTTGATAATTAGTAATcactaattattacaaatttaacattACGTTAAAGcaccaacattttattaaaattattagctGTCGGTTTTaaagcaaattattattaataatggaataatactttaatgttttatacatgTTATAACAAATACTTAACTAAAACAAACTGTAGttgaataaaaagtataaaaatcttatttatacaatactagttataagtataaaataaaaggtatgttagttataattataaacctgTACCTAAGAGTTTAGAAGAAAAAATTCACATTATTTGATAATACTGAAGATTAACAATTAGATAATACTaagattaatttttaagatttgaaaaacaataagAGGAAAATATAATGACTTGGCAGATTTTTTAACAGctaaccaaaaatattataatattttttaaagttattaaaatcatCTGAAGTATatgctttataaaataaaacatatattacatatcatttttaattctaaaataaaatattaataagtaaaattgaatcattaaaaagaagagataaatttaaaatagaaagaatgttttattaaatcatcttatattaaaattgattacgTTCATAAAAACCTTGAATGCCTTTGAAATGATTCCCAACGAGCATCATCAGATTCATGAGTTAAAAATCGAACACCATTTCCTGTCGATTTTTCGAGTTCTCTTAAATCACACCACGTTTGATAAtcctaaacaataaataaataataaaaagtctgTATTTTTAGAAGAATTATATCAATTTGGAAAATAACACCATAATTAATAAGGTTAATATGTctatgtaagttataagttatatctattatatctattataatttttgtggaaaatgtaatacctaaGCTTGATTATGGGGTTTTCTCTAGAGTATATACTGcggtcaaaataatttaataatgacaaTTAACTGAACTATCTTACGTTTTTATACCTCATTTATTTACACaactaatacatttaatcattttaacttcggactataatgtatttttatttgaaatatgtataataatatatgcttagGGATTTATAAGTCTAAAAAACACAGAAATATGCgtaaaaactaaacatttaaaatatatatatatatgtacaaacaAGAAGGTGGGTACTGTTCCGCTCTAAAATAGGTATGGACTaatgagtcactgtaatggatatgttaaaatttgaaaatttgaattaaatgaataatgatatatcaaaatatcattgcatacaaaaaatgAGTCTGAGCAGACAGTTAActaatattacaaagtatatttttgtatttatgatgttgttatagtaatttattttactattagtaatttacagtataaaaagacaatagtttaaaataatttaaatattttgtaagttgAATTgcgtatagaaaattataatttcagtaaGGGTGGAATGTTTCATGtttcaacaattaaaattttatgaattacaacaagaaaaactaaaattgtgtgtaaaaatcaaattttgtcaaacttgtgttatttcagaaacagaaaatatttatggaagtacaactattttttaatattacaataatcattGTACAAATCGCGAAATGTACAATCATTTTACAaatcacaaaatttaaaaacatattatataaattatgatactgTCGTTGAGTCGttcagaaatataatttaaacaaattttagtaCGGACTAGTGCATTGTATTCGGAACTGCTGTAATATTTCAACTTATAATAGTaagattatagtattatataatcgggaaaaacaagtgaagttgaaaataatattaattttaaaatttttttcgacgaaaaaattaaaaatattaatttaagtgtaAATTTAATGGCCTTAGCTAATGaagaaaattacaaataaataatcggTACAAATGAAACGTTACCTGTACCAGATTTAGATAGAAGTAAAGGAGATTCGAGAAATATcataggtaatacattattttatatttataaaaaataatcatattagtAAGTGATGTACTTCCATTTTATTAGGTGTTATAATGGAAGAAACGAAGGATGACTTGTATAAAATCGGTACTAAAAATGGCATTATAGCACAACTATTTAGTCGTAACCAATTTTCATCTTGTGAtgaggtaaatattttaaatataaattatatacctactgataAAATTTCTCTAAGAGCGGCCAATACAAAagaatcaatatttaaaaggcaaggttttttgaaatgtttttgtaCACGtaaatgctataataataaatgtatacctatgtaaaaaaaaatgtaatatgctGTCATAACTCACttgattataagaataaataatgattaagtatatgtaattatatttgattttagtaatatgtagttttataataatatttttttatacaaaaaattgtaatttttataatatgtaatatttgttaAGATACTACTTTTAAAACATAccagttattatattgtaatttatataatatgtttttaaattttgtggtTTGTACAATGAttgtatattttgcaatttGTACAATGATTATTGTACACATCGGGAATTGTACAATGTAACTTGTACAATCTAGTTAATTTGTACAGCAACATTGTACAATTCGCAATGTGTACAAAAATCACTGTACAAATTGCGAAATGTACAATTCCGGACTTTGTATgtaacacatacacacacataaaataaaaacaacatcattgttaaatcatACTTTCATTGGAGAgctcaaaatctaaatttttaactgaattattgaagttttaattttgaattatatttagtatttaaatttaaattaatatttctctTTTTGTACAGTcacatattttctttcatatcaaaggcatataattattaaaaaaaaaaaaatcatgtgtgtatatataaagATTGTCATCTATGTTGTAAGGAGCACaaaacttatcagttatcacgttggaagcatataatatttacataatgttggtaaaataaagacatttttatttttaattacattttcaataataatccaaaaccaacaaatttataacttatatgccAAATTGGATTTTCATTTGACCCTGCTATTTAATTAACTATCCAAAAACAACATGCAAATGCTATAAGTTCTTAAGcctgataataaatataaatataattaaatgcaaACTAAATTAATGTCTGCCAAAAAAttgctataatatttatgaatggaACTGTATTATAATGCAAAAAATtgtggtaaaatattatgaaaatatttcaaaagtttGCAAAATTAAcacactattaaatatttacctgtAACCACACGTGTACTAATGATTTATCAACAGTAAATCGTTTTCTTTGCTTTACTTGTAACAAATTGGTTATAAGATCAATAGctggaaaatatatataggttttagatatatttaaacatcaaaaaacataaaaaaaatatttaacatcagtatataaatataacttttactaagtaataaattattaagtaccaTCATGTGAAATTTCTTTCCACGGATTTCTTGGATACATAAAAGCAGCATTTTGTATCTGATCATTAATATCTTCATCTTCGTTAAAAGGAAACGTTCCACTTAGGCTTACATAAACTATGACTCCAACACTCCACATATCTAAAGATCTGTTATATCCTTTATTACGTAGAACTTCCGGTGCtgtaatcatattattcatacataaaaaacaaataggtatattaatacatatacttAAGTATTTATACTAACCGAGATAAGCAGGGGTTCCAACTACTGATCGACGAAACGACTTTTCACCAATTATACGAGCGAAACCAAAATCACATAACTTTACTTGtggaaaatcagaatttgaactaAGAAGTACATTCTCCGGTTTTAGATCACAATGAACTATGTTTTTACTATGTAAATGCTTAAGCGctattaatatctaaaaaaaaaagaaattgaatcaatctccaattatttttacaacattattatggataaattatttttggaaagTATTTGGTAAATTAACTTATGTTTATTATCAataagtttgttattttttgtatattgttacattagcaaaaatattactatagattacatgatttattatatttagtcgTAGTTTTCTAAAtatcttttttatatataaaatcaatttataaataataataagatgtattactataaaaatgttactCACTTGGGTAATCAAAAATTTGGTAATACGTTCAGATAACCTTCTACGTTCACTGGATAATATCATTTCCAACATATCTCCTCTTAATTTTTCCATGACTACAAAAATACGCTCTGTTGTCTCAAACATACAATCAAGATTCACCACACCAGGATGTTCTAATTTTCCAAGAATGGCTACTTCATTTTTTAAAGCAGCTTCTTGTTTAGTAGGAAATCTTAGTTTATctattactttaatagcaacaGTTTTACCTGATTTTCTATGTTTACCTGTAATAATTCAATGAAATAcaccaaaatatgtataaattaaatttaaagttgtgtacatttttattagacATTTTCTAGTATGTACTACATACCTCCATAAACAATACCAAATTGACCTGAACCCAACACTTCGTCAGGAAATATTTGATACAATTGACTCATATCTGTGACATTTTGTTGTTGCTCATTAGACTCATTAACTGAACGTGgcactatatacatattatttaaaagtttcaattacTAATCCCACAGATGCCTATTTAAAGATTGTAATTTTGGAAcacatttatagtaaataattaagaattatgtttaactattataaataaatattaaatgtattatctaaTAACTATCTACTAGCAAatgtactaatattatgtttgtgtgtgtgctatattttagttataattgtaaatatttaatttaagtcaacattaaaataagttatattttaatttaactcgaaaacctataaaaaataaatgttttcgtTATTCAGACACAAATATAACTTACAAGtccaaaacatattttcatcaaGCAGCACAGTTAATTTTTTGGATGTTGTGTTCTATttgaaatactatataatttttttttgctagaaaaaaatgataatacactttagtttataattaaacaagATATTTTCagatatctataatttataattgtatgcacacaattaattcaatttatgaataaataattttgatattatgaatttttttttacaaaactaaacccttataaaaatattaggtattttttaataaaaagaaaatcaaaGGCAAGTATGGGTTTGTCTCAATAAAcgtaataaactttattaaaaaaaaaccaatattaaaTAGCTTAATAATAGCGCTATAAAGACTATAAAACGTGCTTATTGGACaaacatattaattacaaattaagtactaaatacataacaaatattaatataaatgaaaggcaatataaaattagaagtttttttattccaacatttaaataataaagttaagatattttaatacttcataatataatgtatgtgtaaGGTAGTACAGTATCCAGTGATGGGTTACAGGGTTATAATCCTCCCTTAATACAAATGTATCAACATTGaaataaaaccaattaaatgaatgttattatttagatacttaTTGAATAATGTTTCTATATTTGAACACAAAAACTGGCGCCATGCAGTTTTAGAACCCATGCATTATAGGTAGTTaggtaaacattattttatactaacctccccccccccccccttaaacaATTTTAGGATATGGCACTAATATGAggttataaacacaattttctaTTCAAGGTGATACATAAACTGCTACCATCTGACAACAGACagtatttatatgaatttatttagtgACTATCctctatagtaattatttattttaacatagtaataattataaaaattgcttttcattattaaagttacaaaaaatcaattttttgtcAAGAAAATCTCAGTAATCAGAATGACCAGTAAAGTTAGTTTTAGTAACTTCAATTGTAACTTCACCATGTTTTTTccaaatctaacatcttaagtataatattttgttgattattatgtggttattaacaatatttataaatacatttagtagttaaaaccttctatttttaatataaaatatgaatggcTTCTAATTTACAAATGGtaattggttttaaataaaactttatttgaaaATAGTAAGCATTGTACagttgatattatgatatttccaTTTAAGCACATTCATGCGTTTGTGTATAAATACAGTGACATACTAacagtgttataatatagtgttaaaaCTTAGTAATGGTGTTGTTAAATATAACATGTTtggaataaattaattgtttctaaataatatacagttaatttcattgttttaatatatacaagtgcagcttgttatgttattattgtttattattactataacatttaaCACAAAACACACAAACATAATGATATGAGAACACAAGCTAAGTAGTGTTATGAACAAATGATACTTTCAGGGTAGATACTAAACTATAAACAAGTTAAGACATTGCACATTTGTGGTACAATTAAAGgagtaaaaaacattattttaaattaatttgacaaCTCTAagaattattgttaattagGGAAACAGATTGTTGTATTTGAGCAAAAATATGGCAAGTAGCTTAGCAAGCAGCCCGGGATAATTAAAAGACTACTAACTTGTGGGATTGGATGGTACAGGCATTAATGCCTGTTGAATTATACTCTCCCAGTCTTTTTCTCCCTTGGTCCAAGTACTATTGCAATTATCTTCCGCATTTATCCCAACAGATAAGTTAGGTTCTTCACCACCAACATAATATTCAAGGTTAGTAGTCTTAAGTTCAAAACAATGAATTGGACctgaaacaattattttcattaaaaaataaaattaaagtagttaatttagtttgttataatattaccaggAGCTCGAGGAACTATAGCACTATCAATGTAAAGTATTTCAGACAAAGGAATTTCTTTGTAATACTTTGATGTTTTGTCATTAACAAATAGTGTAATAGCTTTTGAATCCAATCTCCAATAATGACTTTTTCTCTTTAGAAAAAAGATTTATACTTAACatgtaaatatcatttttaattataccaatCAGGAACCACATACTTGTTTGTCTTTGTTAGTAAAATGAACTAACCAACCCTCTTTGATGACTTTTGAACCACACCGTCTCTTAGTATGTTTGATAGATTGAACAATTCGCATCAATGGAATATTATTACTGGATGTAGAACTAATAATAACAGATTtggtttgttattaaaaaatatttattttattaggtactttattattatatactagtaAGAAAAATAACGCTGATACTTTACCcaacataatttaaatcatCTTGAGgagtatgatttatattatctGCGAAATGTCCTACAGTCtcctaagataataataattcatactgaataaatatatctatgtatatatagaaatttactttttaaaaaatcaatgtaaataatgtatttattctcTTACCAGATTACAAGAACTTTGTCCATTCTGAGAATTTGTTACCATTGGTGGAACAACATAAGGAGGTGATGGTGTATTATTTTCACCATCACTATCGTCTTCACCTTTACTGCCAGATCCTTCATGCTCAGATTCACTGCCTACACCACTTTCTAAAtagttaatgatatattattatttagattattaaaatCTTGTATCacaattgtatacat
This genomic window from Metopolophium dirhodum isolate CAU chromosome 1, ASM1992520v1, whole genome shotgun sequence contains:
- the LOC132935517 gene encoding serine/threonine-protein kinase D1 encodes the protein MEEKDVTFILQLGLIRDSVTLNASSFTLRTLKEAACDFVNIKCPDHGLTRLAERILLFRHNYSCDQILVPVNNVIDISDETIIEIILSGQSLSEEYESSVIKPHSLAVHSYKTPTFCDYCGQMLFGIVRQGLKCSGCNLNYHKRCVVKLLNDCGGGSRHKNRHKSSTSNLSVSNRSPSNISLISAVSDESGISGNLLNVPMKSKSRSPSPVKIPHTFVIHSYTRPTICQHCKKLLKGIYKQGVQCKDCHYNVHKKCMDDVPKDCISDYPIDLNESGVGSESEHEGSGSKGEDDSDGENNTPSPPYVVPPMVTNSQNGQSSCNLETVGHFADNINHTPQDDLNYVGSTSSNNIPLMRIVQSIKHTKRRCGSKVIKEGWLVHFTNKDKQRKSHYWRLDSKAITLFVNDKTSKYYKEIPLSEILYIDSAIVPRAPGPIHCFELKTTNLEYYVGGEEPNLSVGINAEDNCNSTWTKGEKDWESIIQQALMPVPSNPTMPRSVNESNEQQQNVTDMSQLYQIFPDEVLGSGQFGIVYGGKHRKSGKTVAIKVIDKLRFPTKQEAALKNEVAILGKLEHPGVVNLDCMFETTERIFVVMEKLRGDMLEMILSSERRRLSERITKFLITQILIALKHLHSKNIVHCDLKPENVLLSSNSDFPQVKLCDFGFARIIGEKSFRRSVVGTPAYLAPEVLRNKGYNRSLDMWSVGVIVYVSLSGTFPFNEDEDINDQIQNAAFMYPRNPWKEISHDAIDLITNLLQVKQRKRFTVDKSLVHVWLQDYQTWCDLRELEKSTGNGVRFLTHESDDARWESFQRHSRFL